In the genome of Pseudobacteroides sp., the window TTTCTCAAAGTCCCTTGACATAAGCAATGGATAGCGGTATTTTTTGCTCCAGCTTATGTAGATGTATCAGTCTCCATAGGCTAGCTAGTAGTATTTATGGGGGTGTATTATATGGTAGCTTTATCATCTATCAGGTCACATTGGCTGGACGATGCTCCAGCTGTCACAGTAGCAGCTGAGTGGCTGAGGGATTTCGGTTTTGAGATTGGCTGTAAGGTGGTTATTGAGGTTTCACAGGGTGTCATTACTATAAAGAAGATTGACAGCGAGGATGAGATATGAGGAGTTTTGAAAGATTTTTACGTAGGGCTGCCAAGGATTATGGCAGCTCAGTCTATCAGTTTCGAT includes:
- a CDS encoding SymE family type I addiction module toxin, whose protein sequence is MVALSSIRSHWLDDAPAVTVAAEWLRDFGFEIGCKVVIEVSQGVITIKKIDSEDEI